The following DNA comes from Brassica oleracea var. oleracea cultivar TO1000 chromosome C5, BOL, whole genome shotgun sequence.
ACTCACGAGCGAACTTTCTCCCACCCTGGATCCCATCTTCAGCGACCAAGCCACGTTCTACATATGTTCCATGCGTCCCATCCCCTTGATTAAGCACATGGCTATTACCCTTGTAACCTCTGCTCTCCATCTCCGAATGCTTAACAACATCAAAACCCATCTGAGAAGGAACCAAAAGCTTAGTCTGCCACCTCCCTGAAGACACTTGCTCCAGCGCACTCGAATGAACCAAATTAGAAACAGGTGGCTGCGTATTCCAAGAAGACCGCCCCGCCTCATCATTAGCCACCACTACAGGGACCTCCTTCCTCGCAGCCCAAACATTAGTGTGAGTTCCTGAAACTGAGCTCTCACCATTTCCAGCCGCAGCTGACCAACCACCGTGCCTCCCAGTTAAACCCGGGTCAGCTTTCACCTCCAGGCGGCTGTTAGCAACCCGAAAAACATCATCACTAACCATCCTACGAGGAGCAGAGTGACCATCAAGAGGCTTCCGTTCATCCTCGCTGAAATTGCGTCCAATATTGGCCGTGTGAGGTAAGAACAGTGATTTATCATCGAAGTTTCTTAAAGTATGAGACGAGCTCGGCCTTGTCCTCTGATCCGGCCTACCTCCCCAAGGCGCCGCTCTATCAACAAAAGGTCGATCCGTAGCAATCTTCGGAACCCTAAAAATCAAGGAATAAAGTCAATAACTCAATAAAATCACAGACGATATTCATCCAATACAACTAATAGACCTAGAAAAAAAATCATGATTCGCGTAGATCTGATAGCTTCATGAATCAAGGATTCGATTGATCTATACCAAGCAAGAGGCGATCAGAAAAGAGTTATGACTTACACTCCAGGAGCGGAAGGGAGAGCGAGATCAGATGGAATCGAGCCGCCATGGAAGTCCTTGAGCGTCATGGTGCTACCAGCAGCTTTCTTCTTCGACATCTTTTTTTTTTTACTCTCTCGTTTTATGTATCGCTTGTTATTCTTATCTTCTCCGATTGAGATTTGAGTTTTTTTCGCCGCCGGAGAGACGGGAAGAAGAAGACGACGGAGACCACCCTCTCTCTCTCTCGCTCTCAAAAAAGGTTTCGTCTCGTTCAGCTTCAGATTCTTCTCAATCCTCCTCCTCCGGGATTTTATTAAATAGTATTGAAAACCTTTATTCCTCGATGACCGGAAAAATGTTTTTTTTTTATGCTAACTCCGAAATGACGAAAATATCCCTATTTGAATAAACTATTTACGTTGATTACGTGGCAGGCATCGGGCTCGGCACTTCTAGATTCTAGATTCGGTTAGATGATGCTAAACTCCAAACCGAAACAAACCAAGCGGAACCAAACTCCAAACCGAAGAAATAATTTATATCGTTACCATATAAGAACATTCAATACTTTTGAATGAAATCAAGAATTAATTCGCTTTATAAAGTAAACAAATCATTATAAAAGGTTTAAATTCTTAACAATTCAAAGTATATATAGAACGGCATTGTATTGCTGAAAGATCCCATGATCTAATGAGGTGATCATGGGATTTTTAGCGGAAGGTATGCCAAACATCTCTATGTCTCTTGGAGAAGATGACTTGAGTTTGAAATCTCTATGTTGATCCACTCTGCGTTGTGGTCCTAAGGACTTGATAGCCACAACAGCCACCTTCCTCAGGGGATGAGCAATACATGGCCATATGTTGCAACATGGGTTTGGCAATGAGGTAAAGTTGCAAGAAAATAAAATTATACAAGAAACAAAGAATTAAAATTTGATTATGAGGTGTTGTTTCGAGGCTTGAAGACTATAACAAAGCAAGGCAACAGAGCTTTAGTACTCAAAAGGTAAAGCTCTTCAAGTATAGCATTTGGTCCCACTTTCAACGCCAATGAATCAAACTCAGAAAAAACATTAGGATCTTCAAACTTCTTCATAGGTTTATGAACCCTCCCTGCGATCACTCTACACAGCACAACAGCTCTCAACGCACCTCTGCTTCTTCCTCGTTCCATTTCGATCCCCTCAAGAGCCGCAGAGCAAGCTGATGCTGTGAGAACTCCTTTAATCCCATCTTGTCTTGTTTTAGAAGCAAACCCATGTCTTAAAATCTTACAAACTCCACACTGATCCGAGAAACAGAGGTTTGAAGAGCCGCTGTTGCTGCTCAAACCGAGAGAGCAAGACAGAGTTGTACCGTGGAACCCAAGAAACTCGTTCCCATCAGCCACACAGCGAGAGTGTTTCTTCGAAAGCTTGGTCGCTCTTATTTTCACGAGCTCTCTGTAGTTTTCAAACTCCGCGACGACTCTCTGCAGGTTCTGGACTTTCAGAATAGCTGAAACGTTGCACCCTTTCGTTTTGCCAAGCTTGTCAGAATAGCCTCTGTTGCAGATCAACTCTACAGTCGTTCTCGAGAAGTCTCCTTCTAAAAGTCTAGTGACTACCAAAAACAAAAAAAAACAAATCAAATTCTCCTCAAGAAATTAATTAGAGAACTAATAAGAGTCTTACCAGAGTGATTAGTAAGATAATGAGTCTCAAAAGCGTAAAGATCTCTGACTCTCTGGCGACATATTCTACAAGAGAGAGCTCCAAAACCGCAGATGTCTGAGCCAATAACATCAAACCTCTCAGAAGAGTAACGACCTGAAAGCAAATCAGAAGAAGATGCTCCTCCACTGCCCTCAAACCTCATCGTGTTTATAAACTTGGAGCTCTCCAGAGACCGTGAGCAACGGAAGCTTGGATTCTGCATAGCTCCCTCATCTCCATAAGCGACAAACTCATTCCTCAGATTCGACATCGATCTTCTGCAACCAGATGGATTCTTCATCTCCTGGATTAGGTTATTCTCTGGATCACTTGGCTTCTGAGCATCGCAGCAGCTAAGAGACTTCTTGAGATAAAGCCAAACTCCACGCATGTTTGTTCAAGATCCGTCTTTAGATGTGAATTATATATAGTTTCTATGAAACTTGGCTTTTGTTCGGACACGTCTCTCTCAGTGTCTCTTCCGGCTTGACCATATCCGCACAAACTGTTTCCAAAACGAGATTGAAGACTTCCATAAGTATTAAGATTATCACATCACACCATAAAAGAACCACCAAGAAGAAAAAACGTTTCAGAAAATCAATAACACAGCTAAGGTTAACATTTATAGCTATTAAGTTTGGTCAAATCATCAGTTACAACCTGGAAAAAAATTATGATAATTTAGCATATGTGATTACAGAAAGAAAGATATGGTAATCATACTTTTTTCACTTCTCTTCACGTTCCAAACAGAGTATATAGCACATGCCGCTGCCTCTATTGATCTTTGACTTTTTTTTTTTTGAAGTGAAAAGTCAAACATGTGATCAACCTCTTATTCAATCTGAATGTTCATATCTTTATAATAAAAAGGTTTTATCTAATAATACACACTAGTTTACAAGAAAAGTATCCGAAGTAATATCATTATAAAGGAATGAAACTTTACTTGCTTGGTGAGACCAAAACCGAATCTCTCTGTTGTCTTGTAATGAGAGGGAGGCTTAGGAAAGTAATCTGATGCTGTTTGTTTACTTATTCTTTCCTCTTCCTTAAAACTTTCATGCTAACAATGGAAATAAATAGAGTGAATCAAGAATAAAAAATATGTGAATTATGAATAAGAAAGAGATGGAAAGCGAACTTGGCTTCTTGGTTTCTGTTCTGGTCATATGTGCAGACATTACAGCTGCAGTCCTCGGGATAGAAGCCGAGATTGCTCAGAGCAAGGTTTCGAATTTTTTATACCAATAGTACAAATGAATTTATTTTCATTTCTTGTGTTTGTTGATGTTTCTCCTTTGCAAAAACAGCAGCAGCAACATCATCATGCTCGTCAACAACATCCAAGACATACAGGATGTGGAAGAAGCCCAAGCTCTGGAGCTTTTTCTGAGGGAGTAGCTGCAATGGTGCTACTGTCTATCGTCCATGTCACAGCCAATGTGCTTGGTGGCTGCACGTACATTCGCTCTAAGCAAGATTTCACGAGAGCAACGGCCAACAAGATTCTCGCAGTAGCTCTCCTTGTTATCTCCTGGTAAATGCAAAAGATTTTAAAAACCCATTCAACACAAAGTTTGAATTTTCAAAAGACTTACTTGAGATTCTTTTGACATACCTTTGTGTCTTAGGATCTTCTTTGCTGTCAGCTACTCAACGCTGATGTTAGCAACATTGGCCAACTCGAGATCGAATAGATTCTGCAGCTTGCCTCATCGTTGGTTCTTTCTCGTTGGAGGCATATTTTGTCTAGGACATGGACTCGTGACTTCAGGATATTATGTTTCAGCCATTGCTGCTAAGAAAGAAGACAAAGAGAATGTGCAGCCAGCAAATACAAGCCGCCCATAACACGACTATGTTTCTTGATTGTATCAGATTAACAACATAAAATTTAAACAGTTAGTTAAAAACTTGAATCTTTGATATTAATAAATCCGCAAATATTCCACAATGAACTCTTAAAGAATCAATAGAAAGGACAAAACACAAAAAGGCCAGAGTTCAATGCAAAAGAGACAGAACAAAAAACATATATGTCTTAAGGGTTTGGTGGAAATGATTCAGCCATCTTTGTAATCACCTCATGAATGAAACCACTCTTCTTGGAATAAAACTCAAGCTCCCTAAGCTGCAACGTTTTCCACTCCTCCTCGAATCTCTTCTTATCCTCCAAGGCAAGCCTACTCCAACCTTGCTGAGCAGAAAGATCATCCACACCAAAACGCGCTAGTGCCTTAACAAGAACAGACTTATCAAACGCATCCACTTCCACAACACTCGATGCTTCTCCTTTATTAGTCATCGCCTCTTCTTCACAGCTTTTACCATTGGGCGAAGAAGAAGAAGCTAGCTCTTGCTTCTCAGGCTCAACTTTCTTCGACGACGACTTACTACTCTTCTTCGACTTCCCATTAGCTGAATCCAAAGCCACCTTCTCGGGCTCGACTTTAGACTTACTGCTCTTCTTAGACTTCCCATTGGACTTGACAGCTGAATCCAAAGCCGCCGCATCAGCTCCCCAAACAAACTTAGACAAATCAAAGGCCTTGCGATCATGAGGTTTAGAAAATGTCAGCTCCTCTTTGCCAAGATTGTTCTCGTACTTAGTCTTCAAACCCCAAATCTTCTTTATGACTTGGGTTTTACTAACATCAAAGCTAATAGATTTCTTCACAGACAGATAAAACGCGTTTGTGTCATCATAAGGACTTGCCCCTGTATCGTTTCTGTAATCAATAAGACCTTGTAAAACAGCAATCTCATCTTCCTCACTCCAAACTCGCTGGAAATAGGTCTTCTTGGCCTCTTCTCCTGAACCACCACTCTTGACCTTCTTGGCTTCCTTCGAGGCTGCTGCTGCTGCTCCATCTGTCTCACTCAAAGAACGCTTCTTTGTTAAAGGTTTCACCTTTTTGGAATCATGATTCTTCACCACAGCTGAATCCTTCGTTCCTGCGATGGATTTATTAGCATCCGAGGATGATCCTGGGTTCTTCTTGACCCGAACGGTTTGAGAATCGGAATCGGTTTCTTCATCAGACCCAGATTCGGAATTGGAGACCTGCTGCTTCTCAGGAGCAGACTCTGGTTTGTTCGAGGATGGGTTTTTAGAGGACTCATCGTCGGTTTCGTCTTCCGAAGAAGAGTTTCCTGCGAGTGAAGTCGTTTTTACTTGGTCATCTTCGTCGCTTGATGATGCGCTCGGCGGATCTTCCAACGGATTGAAACGTTTCCCTGACATCAAAACTCTTTAGGGTTTTTGTCTTTGGGACTTAAAAAGAGGTTGAAAGTTGAAACTAAGGTTTCGGTTTCACCACCACTTCCTCACTTTATATACGATGATTTATTTTATTTTTTTCAATTTATAAAATGTTTTACAATTTTATATGCAAAATATTAAATTTAAATGGTGATTATACTGTAAAATAAAAATGTAATAGTATTTCTTAAAATTTGCATTTTTTTAGCATCTCCAATGGTAAACTTCATTTTTTTTCTTCAAAAAATGAAGAAGCATTTTCTCCAATGGTTCACTTCATTTTTTTTCAAAAAAGAATATTCCAAATATATTTTTTTCTTGTTTTTATCATTATTTATCAAAAACATCTTTTACTTTTGCTAGTTTACTAATTTTATCCAAATATTTTATTTTAACAATATTTCACCACAATTGCTAATTAATATTAAATAAACATTATCACACAATATAATTAGTACACATAGCATAAATAAATAACAAAAGAACACTACATTTCATAAGGAAGTATGAGATGTATATTTTTCTCACATGTGATCAATTAAATTGTTACGAAGAGTGAAATGAGCTTCTTGATCTTTAATTCTTCTAAATCGAGCCAAAAATTCTTGAAAACGAATATTATCATGCTCTTCGATATCAACCTCTATAACTAGAAATTCTCTACCAACTTCAATTGGAGCATCAAGATCACGCTCATCTTCAATTATCATGTTATGTAGAATTATACATGTAGTCATTATGTCATGTAGCACATCTTTTTTCCAAAAACGAGCTGGTCCTTTCACAATTGCAAAGTGTGATTGAAGAACTCCAAAGGCACGTTCCACATCTTTTCGACATGCTTCTTGTTGTGTAGCAAAATATTTCTTCTTTGAACCCACTGGCTCGTGATTTGAACTCCATACAAGATCCTAACGTTCGTGCATACATTCAATCTGAGCAAAATTGAATTTTAGTAGAAAGGAGTGAACAACAACAAGCTCAACAGCCTTCTCAAGCAACCACTTCATTTGGACAATATTTTAACAATCTTAGTGGAGCTGGAAATGATTTACCAGATTATTAAGTGTTAATTTATGATGTGCTAAGTTTTTTTTATATTTAGATTGATGTTTATCAAGTCTTTCAGTTTTTATATTATTTATGTAATTGTTATTCATCTAAATATTAGTAAAAAACATGTTTCTAGTATATTTAATATTTTTAATTGATTGAATAAAAATAATAATAAAAACTTTAAAAGTAAGTTGGTAGTATTAGTTCTTATAGTTTATTTAAGTAAAAACTAAGAACATATTAAAGTTGAGGGACCAATCTGTAATTAAAAAAGTTTATCTTCAAAAAATAAATACTGTCCAATTCTTCAAAAAAAAAAAAAAAATGAAACACCAATGAAGTAGAAAATGAAGCAAAAAGTGAAAAATGAAACACCATTGGATACCTAAACACATCTTATTATTGAACAAATAATCTTTTTATTTTCTGAGTCCATTAATGTGATTTAACATTTGCAAGATTTATTAGGATTTTTTTGACATCAAATGCACTATTATATTATTCAAAATACAATTGATTTCAATAACCATAAAAATAATTAATAGTTTTTATTTTATAGAATGTTGTAGTAGATTTTAAGTAAAAAAAGCTCACCATTGAATTACCGTTTTTGGTGTAACAAATAGAAAACTCATAAAAACTCGGTTTCAATTTCGCAAACCCATTCAATTCTGTCGAGAAGTTTGACCAATTTTTCAGACACTCACTATCGTTTTGTTTATCTTTATTGTTGGGATTTTCTTCTTTCTAAAACTAGCTATTTTAGATATTATTCTACATTTTCATCAAACTATAGTGCATTCGATGTCAAAAAAATCCTAATATGGGAAAATGAAACACAAAGGAATCAACTCACGTTTAAAAACAAGATAATTGTCACGGATTAAACTAATTAAAGATAATTTGATGATACAGAAAGCTAAGGATGACAATGCAACTTTTTATTAAAAAATGTGTAGATGAGTTATATATTCTTTGCTCCCACCATCATGTATCTAACTCAAATTGAATACCCCAAACCAGAATTGATATGCAAATTGCCAAACAAAATTAGTTTATTTTTTTGTCGGCAAAATCAATTATATTTAATGAATATATAGTGCTCATCAGTTGAAAAAATATTATAGTGCAAAGTTACGAGACATAGCCGACTAAATAATTAATTAAATAACAGATGATACAATCAATAAGAAATGAAATGAAGAAGAAGAAGAAAAAAAAACGTACAAAATTATTACAGCAACCATTTCAACTTAATGCTTAAGACGAAAGACCAAAAATTGAGCTTAAGCCCAAGGGCTAATGGAACACTCCCAAGGCATTTTAGGGAATCTCTCACGGTCCTTGCAATAATCGTATACGACAAGGTTACGTTGCACCCACGCATAGTCCATCTTCTGTGTCTTTGACAAGTGCCATGCGTCGTACTGGTCCCACCAGTTCTCCGTTGTGGTGGAGACGCAAGCAGGGAACGGATCCTTCCAACGGCAGCCTTCAACGGCGAAGTCCTTGTAGGAAGAGACGAATGGAGCTTTTTTCCAGTCGGTCTTCTCGAGACCGCCACGTGTCGCCCAGTCGTCGGCGTTCCAGATGCTGGAAAACAAGTACATCGGCTTCTGGTTCGGGAAGAAATCGTTGTTTGGTACCTTGTCGCTGTTCTTGTACACTCGAATCGGTACTCTATCCACGAAAAACCTGTGATTTGCATTGAGTTTAACCGGATTACATATTGTACCAGTCGATAAAATTAAGCGCTGATTAACCAATTCGATTCAATTTGATCTGGTTCGATTTTGTTAATGTAAGCTAGCTTTTTGATCAATTTCGGTTTTGAGATCAAGAGAGGACTTACACGAGCTGGTGGTTATTCCAGAGAATTGAGTAGGTGTGGTAGTCCTTGGTTGGGTCGAACCAGAGGGAATGTCGCATCTCGCGATTCCCGGTTCCGTTCTTAAACACATTGGTCTGAATGATGTACGGTTCTCCGGTTCGGTTCCCTAGAAATTCGAAATCTATCTCGTCTCTCTCCGGTCCGGCTCCATTCTCCGAACACATCTGCTCATAAATAAAAAAAGAGAATTAATTAT
Coding sequences within:
- the LOC106343631 gene encoding mediator-associated protein 1: MSGKRFNPLEDPPSASSSDEDDQVKTTSLAGNSSSEDETDDESSKNPSSNKPESAPEKQQVSNSESGSDEETDSDSQTVRVKKNPGSSSDANKSIAGTKDSAVVKNHDSKKVKPLTKKRSLSETDGAAAAASKEAKKVKSGGSGEEAKKTYFQRVWSEEDEIAVLQGLIDYRNDTGASPYDDTNAFYLSVKKSISFDVSKTQVIKKIWGLKTKYENNLGKEELTFSKPHDRKAFDLSKFVWGADAAALDSAVKSNGKSKKSSKSKVEPEKVALDSANGKSKKSSKSSSKKVEPEKQELASSSSPNGKSCEEEAMTNKGEASSVVEVDAFDKSVLVKALARFGVDDLSAQQGWSRLALEDKKRFEEEWKTLQLRELEFYSKKSGFIHEVITKMAESFPPNP
- the LOC106295868 gene encoding probable xyloglucan endotransglucosylase/hydrolase protein 8, which produces METRCSSMAAVFFFVAALMASSSTSAVPTQSFEENFNIMWSENHFTTSEDGQIWNLALDNDTGCGFQTKHMYRFGWFSMKLKLVGGDSAGVVTAYYMCSENGAGPERDEIDFEFLGNRTGEPYIIQTNVFKNGTGNREMRHSLWFDPTKDYHTYSILWNNHQLVFFVDRVPIRVYKNSDKVPNNDFFPNQKPMYLFSSIWNADDWATRGGLEKTDWKKAPFVSSYKDFAVEGCRWKDPFPACVSTTTENWWDQYDAWHLSKTQKMDYAWVQRNLVVYDYCKDRERFPKMPWECSISPWA
- the LOC106343634 gene encoding uncharacterized protein LOC106343634; this encodes MNKKEMESELGFLVSVLVICADITAAVLGIEAEIAQSKQQQHHHARQQHPRHTGCGRSPSSGAFSEGVAAMVLLSIVHVTANVLGGCTYIRSKQDFTRATANKILAVALLVISWIFFAVSYSTLMLATLANSRSNRFCSLPHRWFFLVGGIFCLGHGLVTSGYYVSAIAAKKEDKENVQPANTSRP
- the LOC106343633 gene encoding uncharacterized protein LOC106343633 produces the protein MRGVWLYLKKSLSCCDAQKPSDPENNLIQEMKNPSGCRRSMSNLRNEFVAYGDEGAMQNPSFRCSRSLESSKFINTMRFEGSGGASSSDLLSGRYSSERFDVIGSDICGFGALSCRICRQRVRDLYAFETHYLTNHSVTRLLEGDFSRTTVELICNRGYSDKLGKTKGCNVSAILKVQNLQRVVAEFENYRELVKIRATKLSKKHSRCVADGNEFLGFHGTTLSCSLGLSSNSGSSNLCFSDQCGVCKILRHGFASKTRQDGIKGVLTASACSAALEGIEMERGRSRGALRAVVLCRVIAGRVHKPMKKFEDPNVFSEFDSLALKVGPNAILEELYLLSTKALLPCFVIVFKPRNNTS